The Sus scrofa isolate TJ Tabasco breed Duroc chromosome 4, Sscrofa11.1, whole genome shotgun sequence genomic sequence ATCGAGctcctcaaaaaagaacaaatactacTTTTTTACTTCCTGCTCCCCTTTCAActtgctttggttttgtttctgtccTTACTACTacgctaaaaaaacaaaaacagacagaaaacccTACTTATTTTTCAGTGCCTTGTAGGAAACATGGAAAAtatgttaaaagataaacaaacataATAATCAGCACTTAACCAAAACCACTATTAATTCTTACTTATTCCCTTCAAGTCTCTTTTACTGTGTACTTATAAGtataaaaaattgaatattatatttataaataaatattctggggttttttcttataaatatcttctcttaacattaaacagaatttttttggccacatccatggcatgtagaagttcttggaccagggatcaaagccacgtcaCAGTAGGGACCCAAGTCACTgcattgacaacactggatccccaacctgcaaTGGGCCACCAAAAGAGCCACCAAACTCCTAAACACATTTTTTGGAAACAATTTTAATCATTGAATAATGCATTATATGGATGTACCATAAgttatttagtttttcttctaCAGTTGACATGTAGCTAGTTTTCAATTTTCACTCATATATCTAGCTCTCTGATACACATTTTTGTAGAAAATTTCCTTGTTTCagattcttcttatttcttttctttttcttttcttttcttttttttttttttagggttgcacccaaggcatatggaagttcccagtctaggggtcaaattggagctgcagctgccagcctacaccatagccacgcaggatctgagctgtgtcttcgacctacaccacagttcatggcaacaccagatacttaccCACTGATCTGAGGCCCGGGAtccaaccttcatcctcatgaatactagtcaggttcgttaccactgagccacaatgggaactcccagatgcctCTTATTTCTTAAGGGTAGATCCCAAGCGGGGAAAGGACTAGTTTAAGGATATGAGGTTATAAACATTTTTGATAGATTTGCCTAGTTACTTCTTGGAAAGGTAGTTTACATCCTGTAGCAACATACAAGGATCCCAAACCCATCTATCAATCTGCTaatgctgaattttttttgtgtctgtctttttgccatttctagggccacttctgcggcatatggaggtttccaggctaagggtctaattggagctgtagccgccagcctacaccacagtcacagcaacgtgagatctgagccatgtctgcaacctacaccacaggtcacagcaacgccggatccttaacccactgagcaaggccagggatcaaacccgcagcctcgtggcccctagttggattcgttaaccactgagccatgacggggactcctgcTAATGCTGAATTTTTTACAAGCCTTTAAAACTCTGCCAACCTGACAGGTTAATGTAGAATCCTCGCCTCGATTTGCTCTTCTCTGATGAGCGTTGATTACACTTTACCCTTGGCTTCCCGGCTCTCTTATTTCTGAATATTCCTTTTCAGTCTCTTTctcaggcttttctttttctgtctgttccACTGTGTTTTGTCCTCAGCCTCTCGAATGTCCCACAGGCATCTCAAACTCAGTGTATCCTAAATTCAACCCGTCCTCCCTCCTGAGCTTGCTTCACTTCGGGGCCAATGACGTCATCGACCACCCAGGCACGCCCGTCAGAAACCAGACTCGTCTCATCCCCACATCAACCACTGTGTTTCTCTGACCCACATCTTCAATGTCTCAAACATGTCCACTGCTTCCTGGCTCCACGGCATTGCTCTAGGCCAAGTCTTTCTTAACCCTCGTGACCAGACGCCCTGCTTCGTGGCCCTGCTCCCCTCAGGCATCCACGCCGCTTCCAGAGTGATCTTTCTCAAACGCCCTCTGACCATCTGACCCTCTGGACTCGACGTCGCTGTCCGGCTTCATTGCTCGCCCCTTCCCATCCATTCCCTTCTCCTCTCCAGCCACGTGGCAAGAGTTCCCCACGGCTTCTAAACTCTTTTTCCGCCAAATGTGCCTCTTCCTTTGTTTTGTAAACTCCTACTAGGCCTAAAATAGTAAAGCAGCCCTTCTAAGTATCATTCCAGCATCTCCCTCTCCCGTACGCAGTGATTACACTTCATATAGGTCTTTGACAGAGCAtcacaattaaattttttcttaacaaTCTCTCATTAAGCTGAGGTGTTCAAGGACAGATACTACGCCACTCGCCTTTTAATCTCCAGAATTATTACAGGCCCTCCAATAGGTgcggaataatttttttttttttggtctttttgtctttttagtgctgcacctgcggcatagggaggttcccaggctaggggctgaattggaactgtagccgccggcctacaccacagtgacagcaacgcaggatccgagccacgtctgcgacctacaccacagctcacggcaacaccagatccttaacccactgagcaaagccagggatccaacccacaacctcatggttcctagtcggatttgttaaccactgagccacgatgggaactccctagatgttATTTTTGATAGCAATTAAACATTCCTTTCCATCTCCTCTCACCATCTAATCATTTACCAAGTTCTAAAATCTCAATCTACTTAACGTCTCTGTTACCAAGTCCTCCTCCAGTCCCATTTCTAAGGTTAACAAAACTCCTGTGATTGCATCTTGAGACTGGGGTGCTTCTCCACACCAGGCCGTCTTCACTATTGCTGACAGCTACCTTTCTAAAACATACCAGGAaattcccgccgtggcacagcaggatctgaAGCGCCGCTGAGCATCAAGGtcgcaggtcccatccctggcccagcacagtgggttaaaggatctggcacagaaggatctggcattgcagccgCTGCAGCGCAGGTtgaaactgcggctcagatctgatgcctggcctgggaactccatgtgtcacagggcagccaaaaaagaaaagcagaaaagaaaacataccatGTTAAAGCTTCCTAATAACTTAAGAAACAAGTTTTACGGCTGTgactgtgggtaggccagcagctatacctctgatttgacccctagcctgggaacttccatatgccttgggtgaggccctaaaaaagcaaaaaaaaaaaaaagttagatagCTAGCCATTTTGAGTTGTAACTGGTTATTTCCCAAGAATGTGTTAACAGATTGTCCATggagagttaaaaataaataaaataaatgaatgcataatgGAAAGAGACAGGAGATAATGTCTTGGGTTGCtgcatgcctcaggagcagccaaaaaaaagaagaaaaatcaaagtattttctaTACAAGTGCAGCTTCAAGTCAAATTCCCTGGCCTACACGTCCAACTAGACTGCAGCCACTAAGCCCCTCGTTTATAAAAATTCTGAAGCAGTCAGTGACTATTACTTGTCCTAAGAAGCTTTCTCTAACCTTCTCCTCCTGATGATCTGTTCACAGCTTTGCCCTCTAAGCTTTTACAACTCCGGCCAAATACAATTATCTTACCAAACAACAGTACAGGGCGCtatttctcttttagattcttctAGGGTAGCTCATCCAGGGTAAGAATGCTCCATCAGTTccctcatatgtaaaataaagataagatgACATATAGaactgttgtgagaattaaatgtgttAATGCATATTTAAAGCACTTGGCACAGTGTCTGACATTTAATAAGTGCTGAATAAATGTTGGCAATTATTTTCAATacgtttgttgaatgaagaaCGAACCCAAAGTCCCACAGGAAACAGACGGGTGGATGTATTCTTCAAAAAGGGCATAACAAGAAAACATGGCCTTGGAAGTGTCTcacggcacagcaggttaaggatccagcattgtcactgcgggggctctggtcactgctgtggcatgtgttcaatccctggcccaggaacttcctcattctatgagtgcagccaaaaaaaaaagaaaaacaaagaaaggcacAGCAAATGTATGGCATAAAAGGTTAGTAGTTAATGTTAACATAACCATGTTGTTATATAAGAATAACAAATGACTGTACATTAATATGAGTTGATATTCAATATAGTTACAGATTCTCACTGTTGTTGGTCATTTACTGAAATCTTTATTAATTTAGAAAAGGAACTCTAAACCAAAAGGTTTCCTTACCTCCTCTGATGTATTTTAGAGAAATTATGGGTTAGTTACAAAGCTTTGAGAAATGCCAGTTGTACCAAATCCCAGCATCCTAAGGGCAACATCCACCAAAATCAAGGAGGCATCATTGTGTTTACTCTCCCATAGGATTTTGTATAAAAGATGCTTCTCTTTGCCTTTCTAACAAAATTTCAGACTGAAAGACAATCTGATCAAGGAAATAAAGAACGAGAgcatacaaacaaatggaaaaagcaAGCATTCACGTGCGTGcacccacacacacaatttaACTCAAAAATTCACCTGCCTCATGTACTCATTTTCAAGTTAGTATTTCGTGCAGGCTTACTGCAGGTGCAGTCCCAAAACATCTCTAACATGGGGTGGGAAATGGAGAGTGACCACCTAACTATGACAGAAAACCAGACGGATAACGCAGGCGGACAGTTCTCCTCCTTTTTTTGAACCGGGGCAGGAGCCTCTCTGGATATATCCGAAAAAGAGTTAACAGGAGATTCCGCTTTTCCTGTTTTAGTAAAACTGTCAATGAAATTTGAGATGCATTTACTTGACAATTTCCTGGATCTGACTTTGTTGGGAAAGGGAAGGCTTTTTTCTAGTATTAAGCTATCAGCCTCAACCGTACCAACCTGAGTTTGGATGTTACTCATAGATTAACTCTACATAAATGGACACAAGCACAATAAgggtttttattgttgaattgctATTTTACCATATGCAGAGCAAAAAGCAAAGGGACTCTTCTACTGGTGCATTCACGTTTGAAATTCTTGGAtgataaacaagtaaatgaatgactagttaggaaaagaaaaactgaagcaaGGGTTTCCTTACAGGTCTTATAATTTCTCTAATTAGAGAAAACATGCTCAAAACTTTTAGAAcaacaccttttttttcctacatgtgatatcatattaATAAGCAACCTATGTTTACTTCAGTAAATTGTAAAGAATCTTTTCATAGTAAGGATAGTCTATCTCTGGCTAATGCAATTATCATTTGAATATAATATAAGCATCAAAAAATAAAGGAGTGGCataatttaattttccaaaatgttaataCTCTTAATGCTGAGTTTCCAGTTCCAGAATTGTCCATTCCCCTTGGGGTGAACAATCTTCAGAGGAAAAACTAGCCATGGTGATGCTTGCGGAGGAATCATCGAATGGAGATGTTACTTCGCTCCACTTGTTCAAAGTGTCAACATGTGCTTTACCCTGAGGTTTTGAGCTGTCTCGTGCTAAAAGCAGTGTCTGATTGATGAGATACTGTGCTAAATTTAAGTCTTCAGGAACAGAACTTGTAATATTTAAGTCTGAATCCTGTTCAGAGAGCAGCTGCTTTAAGAGCGTCCAATCTTGTTTTGCAAAGTGTTGCTCATCTTCAGAATCCACGTCTGTAACGTGTGTTTCTGATTCCATTTTCTGCTCAAAGGCTTCTGTTACATCCATCTCATATATTGGAGAAAGGGTTTTTGAAGGCCGGTGGTCATACATGTGGGTTTGTGCCACTGTGTCATAATCATCTATGTCTCCTGAAATAATTCATAATACTACACAATGTAAAAATTGCACATGTTGGTACCCCCTCAGAGTTTTGCAGAACAATATTAACACAATATAACAGTtatagtccaaaaaaaaaaaaaaacagaatgggaaaaataacatttatacaaAATTGACAAGATGCTTGAAggtatttccttttctatgtcttaaaaaaaaaaaacctcaaaagtaATGCTTAGCAGCAAAATCAACATAGGCGACTAACAGTAATTCTacataatttaatttgaaaacttgtgatacagaaaacagaaattatttaaacagaaacagaacGTGCACATATATCTAATTCACTACAATAAAAACTTAAAGAGAAACAAGGCATGGTTATCTGATGGTGATTTTTAGAGGGAAGACAGTTTCAAAAGgggaataaatacatttttatctaaAGGCTTATTTGTATATTGCACATGCAAAGGAGGAtgcaaaagcaaagacaaaaaaatacaaatttaaagagCTCCCTCTTATCGTGATTTTGTTGAACAGGGACTATGGATCAGTATTTTTCTTAGTTCTGATATACAATAGCTACTCAGTCAGCCACTATTGCATATGTTAAATGTGGGTCATAGTTCGAATTACTGTAATAAGGgagacaaacacacacaacaaTTAGACAGGAAACCATCCATACATATGAAAGAAGCCTGGGCTTTTTTCATATGGTATCATTGCTTCTAAATATAATCTCTTTtaggaaatttatctttttacttgAAAATTTTAGAATAGAACTATAGTGATCCTGAAAGTCTTAATCtctgtaaaatgtatataaattttaataatctaGTTAAAATAGTTCAGTGCTTTTAATTACATATTACTATAGTTATTGCACAGCCCTCTTAGATATATATTAGCAGAGTCCACAAGTCGCATCCAACGTATGATAAAATTTCTAATAGTCAAGAATTTCTATGTTAAATTCgacataaataactaaataagagCAAACTAAGTTTTTATCCTTTCACGTAAAATCTCTTAGTACGTTGGCACTAATAAACAACCAAAGTTTTTATTAGATATTAATTTTTCACTAAGGTTTGAACGAACAGTTGAGTCACTAGCTCATTTCGTTTATTATGAAATTTCAGCTTTCGTTGAAAATTTGAATCTGTGGCTTCAGCAATTATTCTGCCTGACTAAAACATACCACGAAGGGCTACCTACAGCTTTAAAACATAAGCTCACTTTCTTATGGATTTAGCATTTCTATTTCTGTACATTACCTGCAGATAAAGCAATAGTGGCTTTTTCGGGGACTGCAGAATGGCTCTGTCTCTCTTGACCTTCCTGAGGCAGAACGTGACTCCGACGGGAGCCCACGGATTTTGCGGGACTGTTCTTTGGCATGTCAGAGGCGGCTTCTCGCCGATGAAGCTCCAAGTGACACGGTCTTTCGTGAGCTCTTACTTCGCCATCTGAGAGTCTGCCCTGTGTCTGAAAGGCGCCACCCACGCGGCTTCCGATGCCCACTTTCTGATCTTCGGGAGGAGGCTGGCTGCCTCCCTGCGACGGGACCTCTGCTGGGCTCTTTCCGTCTGCGGCCGAAGCACGCGGTGCATCTTTCCTTAGAGAGTCAATGCTACTGAGACCCGAGGGAGTGCTTTTGTTTCTAAACACACTGCTGCCTTTATCTTGCTTACATTCGAAAATCCTACCTCCACTTCCTTGCGAGTAGCTGGTCCTTCCCTGAGGTTCATGAGAAACCCCATCGAAAACGTCGGAAGGGGAGGCCGAATCCAGGGGAGGCTGAAAGGGAGCGTGGGCTTCCCCTTCGTCAGATCCGAGTTCTTCACACTCATCTACTGAAAGCAGAACGGACCTTTTGAAATTTTTGCTTGCACGGAACTGAGTACTTTCGTTTTCAGTCGCATCTTCAAAAGCTAAATTAATTATCCCCTGAAACTGCTGAAGCGCCGGAGTAGCCGTAGAGAAATTTTCCGCAACATTTTCAGCTTCGGACCTTTCGTCTTCCGTTTCATCTGCCGAGGAGGACACCGGATCCGCTTCCTGAGCGAAGGGAACACCGCCTCGGGGAAGGTGATCTTTTTCCCTAGGGTGGACCACCGACGATCGAGACCAGAGGTCTGGCCTTTTCCTAGGAATCTCATCATCACTTGTCGAGTTAACCTGGAAGAGATCACTGCcactttgctttttcattttcacctCGATTCTTAAGTTACTGTCATATATCTTTAATTCTTCAGGAGTACTGGTATCGCTGCTGCTTCTCCCGAGGAAATCGTGGCACAGCATGGTGCCGCACTTAGAAATACCCCTGTCGTTGGACCCATCATCGTCCTGAGACCCTCCTGCGTCATAGTCTTCAGACCTGGGCTTTATGTCATCGGACGACGTGGTAGCGCTGCCGCTGTCGGATTCAGGGCTCTCTCTCTGATGGAGAACACGGGTGCTTAAGTGCCAGTGACTCACGAAAGGGGCTTCTGGAGTGTCTGTTGTTTCCGTATCTTTGGGAGAATTCTTCCCGGATGTTGGTTCCAGGAAGCCCGCGGAGGAAGTAGTTGAGTCTCCCGTGGCATGTCTGTCCTCATTCACGGCAGAGTCCTCAGACACCTGACCAGGGCCTGTCTGCTCTTCGACCTGAACTTGAGGTTTTCTGTCATCGGGACCAAAATTTAAGGTGCCATTTGTCTTTTCAGGAACATAAGGTAAAACATCTTTCACACATCCACGGTTTAATTTTGTGTTCGCATCTCTTCCCCCTACCTGCTTCTCCCTGTCTGAGACGGAACGGACGTGCTCTTCACGCGTTGGGTCCAAGTCACAATCTGGAGTAGAGGTCAAAGGGTTTTCATGTGGATTTGAAACCATGGATTTTAGGGCAGCGGTGCTAGAAAATTCTGGATCAACCTTATCACTCTCGTCAGAAGGACAACGTATTCTAGCTGGGTTGCAATGATCTGGTTTTGTGTGACCAGAAAAATTTGTTTCGCTTTTATCCGAACACATCTGTTTCGAGTCCAGTTCATGTTTTATTAATTCACCCAGATGTGAAGTGTTCTGGCATTCTAACACCAACTTCTCTTTGGCTTGATTGTTTAGTGGCTTTTGTGGGTCAAGAATGCGTGATGGCTGAACTGCTTCTGTACCACTGATTTCGGCGGCGAGGTTGGTGAGAGGGTTATGCGGCATCTGTTCAGAAACACTGCCTTTGCTGCTATTATCACATACATCATGAAGCACAGTTTTCTGGACAACAGATGGCTCACTTTTTAAAGGTCTTTGAGAAGACTGAGTCTTCAATATAACCTGTCCAGGAAGCGTTTTCTGTTTTGAATCTTTATTATTCAAAGTTTCACCTTTCTTAGCTTGATTTAAGTTTTTAGGCATTGCTACTGTTTTTGCATTAACCTTAGGCAAAGTTGTTTGTCCttgtttgataatttttttcttaggtgTTTGTTTATCTGTAGCGGTACCGTGGTccaattttttcacattttcatcaGACTGCCTTGAAGAGACGGAAGATTTTACTGAAGTTGGTGACTCTCCCTGGGATCCtaagaaaagaaagttcaaaaATATAATATACCTTCCAGTTTGTGAGTGACAattcagtatttgtttttaaatccctttagatgaaataaaaaagataaagcaatgaAACGGTAACATAGGATCAAATGGAAGTTACAAATTAGGAGTTAGTgacatgataaaataaaaaatattttatattacaaatataaaaaatacaaataaaccatTCCAGCATCttagtaaaattattaaaataagatttcTCTTCTTCAAGAGACTTTGATCCTTATGGCAGAATTGGATTTGCATAAATACATGGGGGTagaaaaatctgattttcttttatcaAAAGAGCAGTAAAGTCTTCCCTCTGAAGTTCCGGGGGGAAGGGggttggtgggggcaggggtggataGAACACAGCTGAAAAGGAGAATCAAgctaaacataaaatagaaatgttgAAACTGCTgctgttttttccccctccaacAGTAGCAAAACTGATTTATTTCTCATAACCAGATCGTTACTGCTGTAGCTCATTAGGGTTAACAACTTAGACCTGCAATTGACACTAAAGCTGCtaagtggaaagaaagaagattaaTTTTGggaattcatttgttttaatggTTGAAGCCCTAGATGATATTTTGAGCATTTAAATCTGTCAGATAAAATTAccaaatctttttaaatgtttcatttttttcagctctTATTAAAAGATGGATGatttttctctggcttatttataaatttacttttcaGTATTAATTCATTATCTACGTCAAAATTATGTTTAGGATTTTACAAACTGCTTTTACCTATTGGAATGCTTAATGCATAATGCAAGTTCATTTTTAAGATCaattagtgggaaaataaaaaaaattattaaaaaaaaaaaagaagaaaaaaaatgggggaaaaaatgtaattgtaatgtatacatgtaaggataacctgacccccttgctgtacaatgggaaaataaaaaaaattattaaaaaaaaaagatcaattatagtaggagttcccatcgcggtgcagcagaaacgaatctgactaggaaccatgaggttgtgggttcgatccctggcctcgctcagtgggttaaggatctggcattgccatgagctgtggcgtaggccagaagctacagctctgattcgacccctagactgggaacctccatatgccatgggtacggccctaaaaagacaaaagacaggaaaaaaaaaaaaagatcagttacAGTAACAGATTTTGCAATCTGATCATTATTCCTCTCTTTCTTACAAGATGGAAAAACAGCAGGCACAGCCCAGAGTGCGGATGGAAAATTCTCCCTCAGTAGTACAGCTTTCCAGACTGtaccattacttttttttttttttttgtctttttgccttttctagggccactccctctgcatatggaggttcccaggctagggggcgaatcggagctgtagccaccagcccacgccagagccacagcaacgtgggatctgagctgcttctgcaacctacaccgcagctcacggcaacgccagatcctgaacccactgagcaaggccagggatcgaacctgcaacctcatggtttctagtcggattcgttaaccactacgccatgacgagaactccgtgtaccattactttttaaaaagctctttagTGCTGGTTTTGCAGGTGAGAGTCTCACCGTTATCAACGATGCTGCGAAGAAACACAGGCATAATATAAAAGGACCAGAAATGCAGATGACCTAGTGCCTCCTTTAACCGTTTTTCTCACAAAAGATAATAAAAGCTAAACTCACACCCCCCAATACCAAGATACTTGtctgaaaggaagaagaagatcTTCCATCCGTAGCAGGAAGGGAATATGCCAAGTGAGTGAAACCATGTTCCAGTTTGCTTCTGTGCTGCTCAGGTTCCAAACCTGAGTTCTGCTGATGCAGTCTAGACAGGGAAGTAGTACCTGGCACAAGCACAACTCTACCTGGAGTCCTCACAAGATTAGCTGCGGCGCTCTTTGTCCTCTGCTGCGCTGTGGCGTGGCCCGGgccatttcctcttttctttaaaatggtcTGTGGTACTGGATCACCGTGTCCTTTGCTGGTGACCTTCCTTAGCACACTAGGACAAATTACTTGGGTTCAGTATGACATTGAGATTCcagaacataaatttttaaaaggcccAATCACggaacatgcttttttttttttctcacagaagtaaaaaaatatattctcttttctgaaaacaaaaaaaccatacgtcgtaaatatttaagtttataaaaTTGTAGATCAACTCGTACAAAGCAAGCCATGTATAATCAAGGGCCATGAGTATGCATCATTCTTCTATCACTCTGCATAAGTCATCATTTTGCATAATAAACAAGAAAGGGTTTAAAATATCGTTATGTACGTACATTTTCTAACAAAGGAAAGATGTTTTCAACAATACTTGGCCACAAGTTATATATAATTAACTTCCAGAGAAAGCTAAGGTCAGGTAAAACATGAATGAAGACTTACCTGTTATTTATATCGGTTTCTCTTTCATGAATACtttttttattgggagttccATTGGTAACTTTTGAAACGGGTCGAGGTTTTACTGCTGTAAATTAAGGAAAGTGAGTCATGAGCTAGAACACTGACTATGTCACAATTATGTATAAATTCACTGGTCATACCCTATACACAAAATCAGACATTAATGTCGGAAAAACTGTGCTTTCTCTCAGTTTGCATGGATACATGTAAATACTTTTTACTTActgaaacttatttatttttatttaaagtccaaatataggttttttgtttgtttgttttttctgggaACTTTAACTGCTCATTAAAAGCTCCTCAAGAGCTGTTAAAAATGagagtgctggagttccctggggctcagcgggctaaggattcGGTataactgtggtgcaggttctatccctggcccgggaacttccacatgtgggcacagcgaacaaacaaacaaacaaaattagaagGCTAGAACCCACCTTGAGCGGGAGTTTTGATACTTTCTACGCTGTTTTTCACAGTCTGTGCTGGAGAGTCACAAACGGAAAGCCTGTGGCCAGAAGGCTTCTCCTGCATTGACCCATTTTCTTTAGCTTCATCCAGACAGTCCGCGCCAGGCAACAATTCCACACTTGAATTTGCAGACCTGCTGGCGGGGCCTGCGAGCCCGGGGCATGGAGAATCTCTGCCTGTCACTTTCTTCCAAGGCTGTGCTTTGGCTGGCACAGGGGAGTTCGCAGCAGGTACCTTGGGTCTGGCTCCTGCGACTTGCCCCTCTGGATGCCTCACTCCTTTTCCATTGACTGAATTCTTCTGTCCATCGGCTGCTGCCGACCTTTCCACAACTTGTTTGAGGGACAGGCTTGCTGACTTTGCATTATCACCGTTTTCTGTCTTGGGCTTTATGATAGCTTTGGGCTTTCCAGAAACATTTTTTCCTgcagtttttaattcttttgtacTTGTGGATGCCGTTTTTGTACCATCCTTTTCTTTCAAATCATCATGcttcaaagttttatttatataatttctattcGTACTTGATGAATGGCCAGATGCTCCTAATGCATCAGATTTCATCTTTTGATTAGTAGAGGGATAACGCCAATACTCTTTCTTGTTACTTCCTCTCCAAGATTTGGTTTTTATAACACCAGAGTCAGAAGCTTGTCTCCTttgctacaaagaaaaaaataaatactttataatttGACTAAAGTCTTCGACACATAATACTTTGTTTCAAAAGCCAGTTTTTCAAAGAGGTAAAAAGCAGCAACATTCCTATGATGATTTAGAATCTCTTAAAACTTGAATTATCTTGGATCATTTTAATGTGTCTTTGATCA encodes the following:
- the KIAA1107 gene encoding uncharacterized protein KIAA1107 homolog isoform X2 encodes the protein MARCGEGGAAPVVPPGSPGVGRKGPCERRRLKAAVAEQLSQDLLRLLREEVHTDVTFCIGCALFKAHKAVLLARVPDFYFHTVGQTNNLTNHDPVAVENFEASEFGTFLQIVYSSNRNIKNYEEETLRKTIVESGVPPRKCDFSVGKCADNDGRSSAGKRSPDHSLLKHEIPEDISSNEDSFISTDIYDLEPASELGEDFLKLYQKRCCPDIDIYVDGKRFKAHRAILSARSSYFAAMLSGCWAESSQEYITLQGISHVEMNIMMHFIYGGTLDFPEKANVGQILNMADMYGLEGLKEVAIYILRRDYCNFFQKPVPRRLASVLECLIIAHSVGVESLFADCMKWIVKHFARFWSERSFANVPPEIQKKCLNMLIQSLNDENAAFLLMESDRLIISLPRVRWTEAALTMASQLQEECIAFIIENFPRIIHSENFALFLQSQAMSSTADLLDKILKAIEENITTEKSCSLLMALDTLLNSDSTKEMGFTCKIQALRDKLWIFLVQSFYAVRHTESWKLMSTDDQQKIQAAAFDKGDDRRLGKKPVFSSSQQRRQASDSGVIKTKSWRGSNKKEYWRYPSTNQKMKSDALGASGHSSSTNRNYINKTLKHDDLKEKDGTKTASTSTKELKTAGKNVSGKPKAIIKPKTENGDNAKSASLSLKQVVERSAAADGQKNSVNGKGVRHPEGQVAGARPKVPAANSPVPAKAQPWKKVTGRDSPCPGLAGPASRSANSSVELLPGADCLDEAKENGSMQEKPSGHRLSVCDSPAQTVKNSVESIKTPAQAVKPRPVSKVTNGTPNKKSIHERETDINNSVLRKVTSKGHGDPVPQTILKKRGNGPGHATAQQRTKSAAANLVRTPGSQGESPTSVKSSVSSRQSDENVKKLDHGTATDKQTPKKKIIKQGQTTLPKVNAKTVAMPKNLNQAKKGETLNNKDSKQKTLPGQVILKTQSSQRPLKSEPSVVQKTVLHDVCDNSSKGSVSEQMPHNPLTNLAAEISGTEAVQPSRILDPQKPLNNQAKEKLVLECQNTSHLGELIKHELDSKQMCSDKSETNFSGHTKPDHCNPARIRCPSDESDKVDPEFSSTAALKSMVSNPHENPLTSTPDCDLDPTREEHVRSVSDREKQVGGRDANTKLNRGCVKDVLPYVPEKTNGTLNFGPDDRKPQVQVEEQTGPGQVSEDSAVNEDRHATGDSTTSSAGFLEPTSGKNSPKDTETTDTPEAPFVSHWHLSTRVLHQRESPESDSGSATTSSDDIKPRSEDYDAGGSQDDDGSNDRGISKCGTMLCHDFLGRSSSDTSTPEELKIYDSNLRIEVKMKKQSGSDLFQVNSTSDDEIPRKRPDLWSRSSVVHPREKDHLPRGGVPFAQEADPVSSSADETEDERSEAENVAENFSTATPALQQFQGIINLAFEDATENESTQFRASKNFKRSVLLSVDECEELGSDEGEAHAPFQPPLDSASPSDVFDGVSHEPQGRTSYSQGSGGRIFECKQDKGSSVFRNKSTPSGLSSIDSLRKDAPRASAADGKSPAEVPSQGGSQPPPEDQKVGIGSRVGGAFQTQGRLSDGEVRAHERPCHLELHRREAASDMPKNSPAKSVGSRRSHVLPQEGQERQSHSAVPEKATIALSAGDIDDYDTVAQTHMYDHRPSKTLSPIYEMDVTEAFEQKMESETHVTDVDSEDEQHFAKQDWTLLKQLLSEQDSDLNITSSVPEDLNLAQYLINQTLLLARDSSKPQGKAHVDTLNKWSEVTSPFDDSSASITMASFSSEDCSPQGEWTILELETQH